The Streptomyces achromogenes genome window below encodes:
- the cseB gene encoding two-component system response regulator CseB, with protein MADQTHVLFVEDDDVIREATQLALERDGFAVTAMPDGLSGLEAFRADRPDIALLDVMVPGLDGVSLCRRIRDESTVPVIMLSARADSIDVVLGLEAGADDYVTKPFDGAVLVARIRAVLRRFGHAGGGDRSAPEATADGGVLTFGDLEIDTEGMEVRRAGQPVALTPTEMRLLLEFSSAPGTVLSRDKLLERVWDYGWGGDTRVVDVHVQRLRTKIGQDRIETVRGFGYKLKA; from the coding sequence ATGGCAGACCAGACCCACGTCCTGTTCGTCGAGGACGACGACGTCATCCGCGAAGCCACCCAGCTCGCCCTGGAGCGGGACGGCTTCGCGGTCACCGCGATGCCCGACGGCCTCTCCGGCCTGGAGGCGTTCCGGGCCGACCGCCCCGACATCGCCCTGCTGGACGTGATGGTGCCCGGCCTGGACGGCGTGAGCCTGTGCCGGCGCATCCGCGACGAGTCCACGGTGCCGGTGATCATGCTGTCGGCGCGCGCCGACTCCATCGACGTGGTCCTGGGCCTGGAGGCCGGCGCGGACGACTACGTGACCAAGCCGTTCGACGGAGCGGTGCTGGTCGCGCGGATCCGCGCCGTGCTGCGCCGCTTCGGTCACGCGGGCGGCGGCGACCGCTCCGCGCCCGAAGCCACCGCCGACGGGGGTGTGCTGACCTTCGGTGACCTGGAGATCGACACCGAGGGCATGGAGGTGCGCCGGGCCGGACAGCCGGTGGCGCTGACGCCCACCGAGATGCGGCTGCTGCTGGAGTTCTCCTCCGCTCCGGGCACCGTCCTCTCCCGCGACAAACTGCTGGAGCGGGTGTGGGACTACGGCTGGGGCGGCGACACCCGGGTCGTCGACGTCCATGTACAGCGGTTGCGAACGAAAATCGGTCAGGACCGCATCGAGACGGTCCGCGGCTTCGGCTACAAGCTGAAGGCATGA
- a CDS encoding A/G-specific adenine glycosylase → MTAPTKSPHSSPARAEAVADALGADLHSPVIDWFDDHARDLPWRRPEAGAWGVMVSEFMLQQTPVSRVLPVYEQWLARWPRPADLAAEAPGEAVRAWGRLGYPRRALRLHGAAVAITERHGGGVPSDHAHLLALPGIGEYTAAAVASFAYGQRHAVLDTNVRRVFARAVTGVQYPPNATTAAERKLARALLPDDETTAARWAAASMELGALVCTARNETCVRCPIAAQCAWRLAGKPEHDGPPRRGQTYAGTDRQVRGKLLAVLRDAHAPVPQTALDRVWHEPVQRARALDGLVSDGLVEPLPDGLYRLPLS, encoded by the coding sequence ATGACTGCGCCCACGAAGTCCCCGCACAGCAGCCCCGCCCGGGCCGAAGCCGTCGCCGACGCCCTCGGAGCGGACCTGCACTCCCCCGTGATCGACTGGTTCGACGACCACGCCCGTGACCTGCCCTGGCGACGCCCCGAGGCCGGCGCGTGGGGCGTGATGGTCAGCGAGTTCATGCTCCAGCAGACGCCGGTCAGCCGGGTCCTGCCGGTCTACGAGCAGTGGCTCGCCCGCTGGCCGCGCCCCGCCGACCTGGCCGCCGAGGCTCCGGGAGAGGCGGTCCGCGCGTGGGGGCGGCTCGGCTACCCGCGCCGCGCCCTGCGGCTGCACGGCGCCGCCGTGGCGATAACGGAACGGCACGGCGGCGGCGTGCCGTCCGACCACGCCCACCTGCTCGCGCTGCCCGGCATCGGCGAGTACACGGCCGCGGCCGTCGCCTCCTTCGCGTACGGGCAGCGGCACGCCGTTCTGGACACCAACGTCCGCCGGGTGTTCGCGCGCGCCGTGACGGGCGTTCAGTACCCGCCGAACGCGACCACGGCCGCCGAGCGCAAACTCGCCCGCGCCCTGCTGCCCGACGACGAGACGACGGCCGCGCGCTGGGCCGCCGCGTCGATGGAACTCGGCGCGCTCGTGTGCACGGCCAGGAACGAGACGTGCGTGCGATGCCCGATCGCCGCGCAGTGCGCGTGGCGGCTCGCGGGCAAGCCGGAGCACGACGGGCCGCCGCGCCGCGGTCAGACGTACGCCGGCACCGACCGGCAGGTCAGGGGCAAGCTGCTCGCCGTCCTGCGGGACGCGCACGCGCCCGTGCCGCAGACCGCCCTCGACCGCGTGTGGCACGAGCCGGTGCAACGCGCGCGTGCGCTGGACGGGCTCGTATCGGACGGACTGGTGGAGCCGCTGCCCGACGGGCTGTACCGCCTGCCGCTGAGCTGA
- a CDS encoding MDR family MFS transporter, translating to MADTQTTETEAGKQPRSVRVVLLALMITMMLAMLDNMIVGTAMPTIVGELGGLEHLSWVVTSYTLATAASTPIWGKIGDMYGRKGAFMSSIVIFLIGSAMSGMAQNMGELIGFRAVQGLGAGGLMVGVMAIIGDLIPPRERGKYQGMMAGVMALAMIGGPLVGGTITDNWGWRWSFYINLPLGVVSLALISTVLHLPKKRSQSRIDYLGATLLTVGITSIVLVTTWGGTEYAWTSARIMELIGIGVASLIGFVFWQTRAAEPIVPLHIFRSRNFTLMSLIGFITGFVMFGATLFLPLYQQSVQGASATNSGLLLLPMLGAMLVTSMVAGRVTTNSGRYYVFPVVGSALMVIGLYLLSTMDTGTSRFTSGVFMAVVGLGMGCLMQITMLVAQNSVEMKDMGVASSSTTLFRTLGSSFGVAIMGALFNNRVQDVMTERAGALGSKVTEQSAQLDAASLAKLPAAAREAYQHAVSAGTHSAFLLGAVVAVGALAAAVFVKEVPLKGAGPQKADAPAAATAPQPPVVEAV from the coding sequence ATGGCGGACACGCAGACAACCGAGACGGAAGCCGGGAAGCAGCCCAGGAGCGTGCGGGTCGTCCTGCTCGCACTCATGATCACGATGATGCTCGCGATGCTCGACAACATGATCGTGGGCACGGCGATGCCGACGATCGTCGGCGAGCTGGGAGGTCTCGAACACCTCTCGTGGGTGGTCACCTCGTACACCCTCGCCACCGCCGCCTCCACCCCGATCTGGGGCAAGATCGGCGACATGTACGGGCGCAAGGGCGCCTTCATGTCGTCGATCGTCATCTTCCTCATCGGGTCCGCGATGAGCGGCATGGCCCAGAACATGGGCGAACTGATCGGCTTCCGCGCGGTCCAGGGCCTCGGCGCGGGCGGTCTGATGGTCGGCGTCATGGCGATCATCGGCGACCTGATCCCGCCCCGGGAACGCGGCAAGTACCAGGGCATGATGGCCGGCGTCATGGCGCTCGCGATGATCGGCGGCCCGCTGGTCGGCGGCACCATCACCGACAACTGGGGCTGGCGCTGGTCCTTCTACATCAACCTGCCGCTGGGCGTGGTCTCGCTGGCCCTCATCAGCACCGTCCTGCACCTGCCGAAGAAGCGGTCGCAGTCGAGGATCGACTACCTGGGCGCGACGCTGCTGACCGTCGGCATCACCTCCATCGTCCTGGTCACCACCTGGGGCGGCACGGAGTACGCGTGGACGTCCGCGCGGATCATGGAGCTCATCGGGATCGGCGTCGCCTCGCTCATCGGGTTCGTGTTCTGGCAGACCAGGGCGGCCGAGCCGATCGTCCCGCTGCACATCTTCCGCAGCCGCAACTTCACCCTGATGTCGCTCATCGGCTTCATCACCGGCTTCGTGATGTTCGGCGCCACGCTCTTCCTGCCGCTCTACCAGCAGTCGGTGCAGGGCGCCTCCGCGACCAACTCGGGCCTGCTGCTCCTGCCCATGCTCGGCGCGATGCTCGTCACCTCGATGGTCGCGGGCCGGGTCACCACGAACAGCGGCAGGTACTACGTCTTCCCGGTCGTCGGCAGCGCCCTCATGGTGATCGGCCTGTACCTGCTGTCGACGATGGACACCGGGACCAGCCGCTTCACCTCCGGGGTGTTCATGGCCGTCGTCGGCCTCGGCATGGGCTGCCTGATGCAGATCACGATGCTGGTCGCCCAGAACAGCGTCGAGATGAAGGACATGGGCGTCGCGTCCTCGTCCACCACCCTCTTCCGTACGCTCGGCTCGTCGTTCGGCGTCGCGATCATGGGCGCCCTGTTCAACAACCGGGTCCAGGACGTCATGACCGAGCGGGCCGGCGCGCTGGGTTCGAAGGTCACCGAGCAGTCCGCCCAGCTGGACGCGGCCAGCCTGGCGAAGCTTCCCGCTGCGGCCCGTGAGGCCTACCAGCACGCGGTGTCGGCCGGCACGCACTCGGCGTTCCTGTTGGGCGCTGTCGTGGCGGTGGGCGCGCTGGCGGCGGCGGTGTTCGTCAAGGAAGTCCCGCTGAAGGGTGCCGGACCGCAGAAGGCCGATGCCCCGGCCGCCGCCACGGCCCCTCAGCCGCCCGTGGTCGAGGCCGTCTGA
- the cseC gene encoding two-component system sensor histidine kinase CseC, whose translation MIERLMPARAAGAGMRTGLRWKLSAAIALVGALVAVALSLVVHNAARVSMLDNARDLADERVQIAQRNYEQSGRLNFPNIKIDDPGLPTSLRHKMQEGRRATFVSDRTGGVPDIWAAVPVKDGHVLSLHTGFTDRSTDILNDLDQALVIGSIAVVFGGSALGVLIGGQLSRRLRKAAAAANQVARGESDVRVRDAIGGVVRDETDDLARAVDAMADTLQERLEAERRVTADIAHELRTPVTGLLTAAELLPPGRPTELVLDRAKAMRTLVEDVLEVARLDGASERAELQDIILGEFVARRVAAKDPEVEVRVVHESVVTTDPRRLERVLFNLLANAARHGKPPIQVSVEGRVIRVRDHGPGFPEDLLAEGPSRFRTGSIDRAGHGHGLGLTIAAGQARVLGARLTFRNVRPAGTAEHIPSEGAVAVLWLPEHAPTNTGSYPVMP comes from the coding sequence ATGATCGAGCGCCTGATGCCGGCGCGCGCAGCGGGCGCGGGCATGCGCACGGGGCTGCGATGGAAGCTGAGTGCGGCGATCGCGCTGGTCGGCGCGCTGGTGGCGGTCGCCCTCAGCCTCGTCGTGCACAACGCCGCGCGCGTGTCCATGTTGGACAACGCCCGCGACCTCGCCGACGAGCGGGTGCAGATCGCCCAACGCAACTACGAGCAGTCCGGGCGGCTGAACTTCCCCAACATCAAGATCGACGACCCCGGTCTGCCGACGTCGCTGCGGCACAAGATGCAGGAGGGGCGCCGGGCCACGTTCGTCTCCGACCGTACCGGCGGAGTGCCCGACATCTGGGCCGCCGTGCCGGTCAAGGACGGGCACGTGCTGTCCCTGCACACCGGGTTCACCGACCGCAGCACGGACATCCTGAACGACCTCGACCAGGCTCTGGTGATCGGTTCCATCGCGGTCGTCTTCGGCGGCAGCGCGCTCGGGGTGCTCATCGGCGGGCAGCTCTCGCGCCGGCTGCGCAAAGCGGCGGCCGCGGCCAACCAGGTCGCCAGGGGCGAGTCGGACGTCCGCGTCCGGGACGCCATCGGCGGGGTCGTACGGGACGAGACCGACGACCTGGCGAGAGCCGTCGACGCCATGGCGGACACGCTGCAGGAACGGCTGGAGGCCGAGCGCCGGGTCACCGCGGACATCGCGCACGAGCTGCGCACCCCGGTGACGGGACTGCTGACGGCCGCCGAGCTGCTGCCGCCCGGCCGGCCGACGGAGCTGGTCCTGGACCGGGCGAAGGCCATGCGCACCCTCGTGGAGGACGTGCTGGAGGTGGCCCGTCTCGACGGCGCCTCGGAACGGGCCGAGCTGCAGGACATCATCCTGGGCGAGTTCGTGGCCCGGCGGGTGGCGGCCAAGGACCCGGAGGTCGAGGTGCGGGTCGTGCACGAGTCGGTGGTCACGACCGACCCCCGCCGCCTGGAGCGGGTCCTGTTCAACCTGCTGGCCAACGCCGCCCGGCACGGCAAGCCGCCGATCCAGGTCAGCGTCGAGGGGCGGGTCATCCGGGTCCGCGATCACGGCCCCGGTTTCCCGGAGGACCTGCTCGCCGAGGGCCCGAGCCGGTTCCGCACCGGAAGCATCGACCGCGCCGGGCACGGGCACGGGCTCGGCCTCACCATCGCGGCCGGCCAGGCCCGCGTCCTGGGCGCCCGACTGACGTTCCGCAACGTGCGACCCGCCGGAACCGCGGAGCACATACCCTCCGAGGGCGCCGTCGCCGTCCTGTGGCTGCCCGAGCACGCGCCGACCAACACGGGCAGCTACCCGGTGATGCCGTAG
- a CDS encoding M23 family metallopeptidase — translation MFQRVTFRSSRTSLLRTRVAVGAAAVGASVVLGTGVASAAAPAAAPAAVSAAAKKAVSASWIDPVKKYTLSAGFAQAGKMWQSTHSGQDFAVPSGTKVMAAHGGTVVKAGGNGAGDGPAYGNAVVIKHANGVYSQYAHLSRIDVKIGQVVKTGQKIALSGSTGNSSGPHLHFEIRTTANYGSAINPVTFLHSKGVKV, via the coding sequence ATGTTCCAGCGCGTCACGTTCCGTTCTTCCCGTACGTCCCTGCTCCGCACCCGCGTGGCCGTCGGGGCCGCCGCAGTGGGCGCCTCGGTCGTGCTGGGGACCGGAGTGGCGTCCGCCGCCGCCCCCGCCGCTGCGCCCGCCGCCGTGTCCGCCGCCGCCAAGAAGGCCGTGTCGGCCTCCTGGATAGACCCGGTGAAGAAGTACACGCTGTCCGCCGGGTTCGCCCAGGCCGGCAAGATGTGGCAGTCCACCCACAGCGGTCAGGACTTCGCCGTGCCGAGCGGCACCAAGGTCATGGCCGCGCACGGCGGCACCGTGGTGAAGGCCGGCGGCAACGGCGCCGGCGACGGCCCGGCCTACGGCAACGCCGTCGTGATCAAGCACGCGAACGGTGTCTACTCGCAGTACGCCCACCTCTCGCGCATCGACGTGAAGATCGGCCAGGTCGTGAAGACCGGCCAGAAGATCGCGCTGTCCGGCAGCACCGGCAACTCCAGCGGTCCGCACCTGCACTTCGAGATCCGTACGACCGCCAACTACGGTTCGGCGATCAACCCGGTCACCTTCCTGCACTCCAAGGGCGTGAAGGTCTGA
- a CDS encoding TetR/AcrR family transcriptional regulator — MDGTKQQRRGNTRQRIQDVALELFAEQGYEKTSLREIAERLEVTKAALYYHFKTKEEITVSIFTDLTKPIEDLIEWGRSQPQTLETKHELVRRYSQALSEAAPLFRFMQENQATVRELQIGDSFKDRMRSLRDIIIDPQAPLTDQVRCVSAIFTLHAGMFFLQDLEGDPEEKRQAVLEVAVDLVTQAHQGA; from the coding sequence ATGGACGGCACCAAGCAGCAACGTCGCGGCAACACCCGCCAGCGCATCCAGGACGTGGCACTCGAACTCTTCGCCGAACAGGGCTACGAGAAGACCTCGCTGCGCGAGATCGCGGAGCGCCTGGAGGTCACCAAGGCGGCCTTGTACTACCACTTCAAGACCAAGGAAGAGATCACCGTCAGCATCTTCACGGATCTGACGAAGCCGATCGAGGACCTGATCGAGTGGGGCCGGAGCCAGCCGCAGACCCTGGAGACCAAGCACGAACTCGTGCGCCGTTACAGCCAGGCGCTCTCCGAGGCGGCCCCGCTCTTCCGCTTCATGCAGGAGAACCAGGCGACGGTGCGCGAGCTCCAGATCGGCGACTCGTTCAAGGACCGCATGCGGAGCCTGCGCGACATCATCATCGACCCTCAAGCCCCGCTGACCGACCAGGTCCGCTGCGTGAGCGCCATCTTCACGCTGCACGCCGGCATGTTCTTCCTGCAGGACCTCGAAGGCGACCCCGAGGAGAAGCGGCAAGCCGTCCTCGAGGTCGCCGTCGATCTGGTGACCCAGGCGCACCAGGGCGCCTGA
- the disA gene encoding DNA integrity scanning diadenylate cyclase DisA encodes MAANDRAAAPGKSGGSSGSDGLMRAALSAVAPGTALRDGLERILRGNTGGLIVLGSDKTVEAMCTGGFVLNVEFAATRLRELCKLDGGIVVSSDLSKILRAGVQLVPDPMIPTEETGTRHRTADRVSKQVGFPVVSVSQSMRLIALYVDGQRRVLEDSAAILSRANQALATLERYKLRLDEVAGTLSALEIEDLVTVRDVSAVAQRLEMVRRIATEIAEYVVELGTDGRLLALQLDELIAGVEPERELVVRDYVPEPTAKRSRTVDEALHELDALTHAELLELSTVARALGYTGSPEALDSAVSPRGFRLLAKVPRLPGAIIDRLVEHFSSLQKLLAASVDDLQTVDGVGEARARSVREGLSRLAESSILERYV; translated from the coding sequence GTGGCAGCCAACGACCGGGCGGCAGCTCCCGGAAAGTCCGGTGGGAGTTCCGGTTCCGACGGCCTGATGCGCGCCGCGCTGAGCGCGGTGGCCCCCGGCACGGCCCTGCGCGACGGCCTGGAGAGGATCCTCCGCGGCAACACCGGCGGGCTGATCGTGCTGGGCTCCGACAAGACGGTCGAAGCGATGTGCACGGGCGGGTTCGTCCTGAACGTGGAGTTCGCGGCCACCCGTCTGCGCGAGCTGTGCAAGCTCGACGGCGGCATCGTGGTCTCGTCCGACCTGTCGAAGATCCTCCGGGCCGGCGTCCAGCTCGTGCCCGACCCCATGATCCCCACGGAGGAGACCGGCACCCGGCACCGCACGGCGGACCGGGTCAGCAAGCAGGTCGGCTTCCCGGTCGTCTCGGTCTCGCAGTCCATGCGCCTGATCGCCCTGTACGTCGACGGGCAGCGCCGGGTCCTGGAGGACTCCGCGGCGATCCTGTCCCGCGCGAACCAGGCGCTGGCCACCCTGGAGCGCTACAAACTCCGCCTGGACGAGGTCGCGGGAACGTTGTCAGCGCTGGAGATCGAGGACCTGGTGACGGTCCGGGACGTCTCCGCGGTGGCCCAGCGACTGGAGATGGTGCGCCGTATCGCCACCGAGATCGCCGAATACGTGGTCGAACTGGGCACGGACGGGCGGCTGCTCGCCCTCCAGCTCGACGAGTTGATCGCGGGCGTGGAGCCGGAGCGCGAACTGGTGGTCCGCGACTACGTTCCCGAGCCGACGGCCAAGCGTTCCCGCACGGTCGACGAGGCGCTGCACGAGCTGGACGCGCTCACCCACGCCGAGCTCCTGGAGCTGTCCACGGTCGCCCGCGCGCTGGGCTACACCGGCTCCCCCGAGGCGCTGGACTCGGCGGTCTCCCCGCGCGGCTTCCGTCTGCTGGCGAAGGTGCCGCGTCTTCCGGGGGCCATCATCGACCGTCTCGTGGAGCACTTCAGCAGCCTGCAGAAGCTGCTCGCCGCGAGCGTCGACGACCTCCAGACGGTGGACGGCGTCGGTGAGGCGCGGGCCCGCAGCGTCCGCGAGGGCCTGTCCCGACTGGCCGAGTCCTCGATCCTGGAGCGGTACGTCTAG
- a CDS encoding SigE family RNA polymerase sigma factor codes for MAQGEVLEFEEYVRTRQDALLRSARRLVPDPVDAQDLLQTALARTYGRWDGIADKRLADAYLRRVMINTRTEWWRARKLDEVPTEQLPDARVDDSTEQHADRALLMDAMKVLAPKQRSVVVLRHWEQMSTEETAAALGMSAGTVKSTLHRALARLREELEARDLDARALEREERERCTAA; via the coding sequence ATGGCGCAGGGCGAGGTGCTCGAGTTCGAGGAATACGTCCGCACGCGGCAGGACGCGCTGCTGCGCAGCGCCCGACGTCTGGTCCCGGACCCGGTCGACGCGCAGGACCTCCTGCAGACCGCGCTGGCCCGTACGTACGGCCGCTGGGACGGCATCGCGGACAAGCGCCTCGCGGACGCCTACCTTCGCCGGGTCATGATCAACACGCGCACCGAGTGGTGGCGGGCCCGCAAGCTCGACGAAGTGCCGACCGAGCAGCTCCCGGACGCCCGGGTGGACGACTCCACCGAGCAGCACGCCGACCGCGCCCTGCTGATGGACGCGATGAAAGTACTGGCTCCGAAGCAGCGCAGCGTCGTAGTACTGCGACACTGGGAGCAGATGTCCACGGAGGAGACCGCCGCTGCCCTCGGCATGTCGGCGGGAACGGTCAAGAGCACGCTGCACCGGGCGCTCGCCCGGCTCCGCGAGGAGCTGGAGGCCCGCGATCTGGACGCACGTGCCCTGGAGCGTGAGGAGCGGGAGCGTTGCACGGCGGCCTGA
- the radA gene encoding DNA repair protein RadA, whose translation MAARTKTTKDRPSYRCTECGWQTAKWLGRCPECQAWGTVEEYGAPAVRTTAPGRVTTSALPIGQVDGRQATARPTGVAELDRVLGGGLVPGAVVLLAGEPGVGKSTLLLDVAAKSASAEHRTLYVTGEESASQVRMRADRIGAIDDHLYLAAETDLAAVLGHLDAVKPSLLIVDSVQTVASPEIDGAPGGMAQVREVAGALIRASKERGMSTLLVGHVTKDGAIAGPRLLEHLVDVVLSFEGDRHARLRLVRGVKNRYGATDEVGCFELHDEGITGLADPSGLFLTRRDEPVPGTCLTVTLEGRRPLVAEVQALTVDSQIPSPRRTTSGLETSRVSMMLAVLEQRGRISALGKRDIYSATVGGVKLSEPAADLAIALALASAASDTPLPKNLVAIGEVGLAGEVRRVTGVQRRLAEAHRLGFTHALVPGDPGRIPAGMKVLEVADMGDALRVLPRSRRRDAPQDAEDRR comes from the coding sequence ATGGCTGCCCGTACGAAGACCACCAAGGACCGCCCGTCCTACCGCTGCACTGAATGCGGCTGGCAGACGGCAAAGTGGCTCGGCCGCTGCCCCGAGTGTCAGGCCTGGGGCACGGTCGAGGAGTACGGCGCGCCAGCGGTCCGCACCACGGCGCCGGGCCGCGTCACCACCTCCGCCCTGCCCATCGGTCAGGTCGACGGACGGCAGGCCACCGCCCGCCCCACCGGCGTGGCCGAGCTGGACCGCGTCCTCGGCGGCGGGCTCGTGCCGGGCGCGGTCGTGCTCCTGGCGGGCGAGCCCGGCGTCGGCAAGTCGACCCTGCTGCTGGACGTGGCCGCCAAGTCGGCCAGCGCCGAGCACCGCACCCTGTACGTCACGGGCGAGGAGTCCGCGTCGCAGGTCCGAATGCGCGCCGACCGCATCGGCGCCATCGACGACCACCTGTATCTCGCGGCGGAGACCGATCTGGCGGCCGTCCTCGGCCATTTGGACGCGGTCAAGCCGTCCCTGCTGATCGTGGACTCCGTGCAGACCGTGGCCTCCCCGGAGATCGACGGTGCGCCCGGCGGCATGGCCCAGGTCCGCGAGGTCGCGGGCGCCCTGATCCGCGCCTCCAAGGAACGCGGGATGTCCACGCTGCTGGTGGGCCACGTCACGAAGGACGGCGCGATCGCCGGTCCGCGTCTCCTCGAGCACCTGGTCGACGTCGTCCTGAGTTTCGAGGGCGACCGGCACGCGCGGCTGCGCCTGGTGCGCGGCGTCAAGAACCGTTACGGCGCGACCGACGAGGTCGGCTGCTTCGAACTGCACGACGAGGGCATTACGGGCCTTGCCGACCCGAGCGGACTTTTCCTGACCCGTCGTGACGAACCGGTCCCGGGCACCTGCCTGACGGTCACCCTGGAGGGCCGCCGGCCCCTGGTCGCCGAGGTGCAGGCGCTCACCGTCGACTCCCAGATCCCCTCCCCCCGCCGCACGACGTCCGGTCTGGAGACCTCCCGCGTCTCGATGATGCTGGCCGTCCTGGAGCAGCGCGGCCGGATCAGCGCGCTCGGCAAGCGGGACATCTACTCGGCGACGGTCGGCGGCGTGAAGCTCTCGGAGCCCGCCGCGGACCTGGCCATCGCCCTCGCCCTGGCGTCCGCCGCCAGCGACACCCCGTTGCCCAAGAACCTCGTCGCGATCGGCGAGGTGGGCCTCGCAGGCGAGGTCAGACGGGTCACGGGCGTCCAGCGCAGGCTCGCCGAGGCCCACCGTCTGGGATTCACGCACGCGCTCGTGCCGGGCGATCCCGGCAGGATCCCCGCGGGCATGAAGGTCCTGGAAGTGGCCGACATGGGGGACGCCCTGCGGGTCCTGCCGCGCTCCCGTCGCCGAGACGCCCCACAGGACGCGGAGGACCGCCGGTAG